The sequence below is a genomic window from Lolium perenne isolate Kyuss_39 chromosome 4, Kyuss_2.0, whole genome shotgun sequence.
GGTCGGAAGCCGGCGGCATTTCTATCTACTGGGGCCAGAATAGCGGCGAGGGCACACTCGCGGAGACCTGCGCCACTGGCAACTATAAGTTTGTCAACATCGCCTTCCTTCCCGTATTTGGCAATGGCCAGACGCCAGTACTTAATCTGGCAGGCCATTGCGATCCGACCAACGGCGGTTGCGCCAGCCAGAGCTCCGACATCAAGGCATGCCAGAGCAGTGGCGTCAAGGTCATGCTCTCAATCGGTGGCGGAGCAGGCGACTACTACCTCAACTCATCCCAGGATGCCAAGAATGTTGCGACATACCTGTGGAACAACTTCTTGGGAGGCAAGTCATCATCACGACCTCTCGGTGATGCAGTCCTCGACGGAATCGACTTTGACATTGAAGGTGGCACGCCTCTGCATTGGGATGATCTTGCGAGGTATCTGAAAGGGTATAGCAACTCCGGAAGGAGAGTGTACCTAACTGCCGCACCACAATGCCCTTTCCCTGATGCCTGGGTAGGCGGCGCCCTCAACACCGGCCTCTTTGACTATGTGTGGGTGCAATTCTACAACAACGCTCCCTGCCAATATAGTTCAGGCAGCACTTCAAGTCTTGAGGATTCGTGGAAGCAGTGGTTGACAGTTCCAGCAAAGCAAATCTTCCTTGGTCTCCCGGCCTCGCCCCAGGCGGCTGGGAGCGGGTTCATCCCAGCTGATGATCTGAAGTCAGATGTTCTCCCATTGATCAAGACTTCGGGGAAGTACGGAGGCATCATGTTGTGGTCGAAGTACTATGATGATCAAGACAACTACAGCTCTTCGGTGAAGAGTGATGTTTGAGAGGGTTGCTTTACTTCTAATTTACTTCCATGTCTTGTGtgattatttttatttattttccgTGTGGCTTGTTAATAATCATGGGTTACTCGATTGCTGTATATAGTTTAAACAAGAATATATTCCACTTTTTACCTGTTAGATTTGAACCTTAACATCtatgtgccactttccttgtcctaTGGGGCTCTCTGCGACATAAGCCTTGGCTACCGGACATATCTTTTACAAGTACATGATATCAACTCCTAGTTTTCTAAAGCACAAATTTTTTCATCACAACTCTCCCAATTGTCTTCTTCAACTCCCAGTGTGGTATACGACTATATGTGTCTGAACTCCTCTGACAAAGAGAATACCAGTGTACAATTTTGTTCACAACATTATTGATGACTATTTGTGCAAGGTTTTTTTTTCGAGGCGGAATATTTGTGCAAGGTAAAATTTCAATACCTTTCGAAATGTTAAAGAATGATGGCATTAGAGAAAACAAA
It includes:
- the LOC127346840 gene encoding acidic endochitinase-like, translating into MANTASLLQLLVVVAVATAAIPRSEAGGISIYWGQNSGEGTLAETCATGNYKFVNIAFLPVFGNGQTPVLNLAGHCDPTNGGCASQSSDIKACQSSGVKVMLSIGGGAGDYYLNSSQDAKNVATYLWNNFLGGKSSSRPLGDAVLDGIDFDIEGGTPLHWDDLARYLKGYSNSGRRVYLTAAPQCPFPDAWVGGALNTGLFDYVWVQFYNNAPCQYSSGSTSSLEDSWKQWLTVPAKQIFLGLPASPQAAGSGFIPADDLKSDVLPLIKTSGKYGGIMLWSKYYDDQDNYSSSVKSDV